The following is a genomic window from Deinococcus aerophilus.
CTGGGCGTGCTGGGGAGCCGGCCGGTGGACCTGCCCGCCCGCCCCAAGGGAGACGAGGTGCAGCAGCCCAAGGACGGCCACACCCCGCTTCCGGAGGGACCGCCATGAGGGGCCTGGCCCTGAACATCCTGCTCGCCCTGGTCTGGACGCTGTTCGTGGGGGAATTCAGCCTGCGCGAGCTGGCGGTCGGCTTTCTGCTGGGCTTCCTGATCCTGAGCGTGTTTCCACTGTCGCTGGGCACCGGCGGGTATGTCCAGCGCGCGCTGGCCGCCGTGCGTTTCGCGGGGTTCTTCGCGCGCGAGCTGACGGTGGCGAACGTGCAGGTCGCGCTGTTCGCGCTGCGCCGTCACCCCCCGCTGCATCCCATGATCGTCGCCTATCCGCTGCGGCTGCGCGGCGACAGTGCCCAGACGCTGCTCGCCGCCACCATCACCCTGATGCCCGGCTCGGTGGCGATGGGCTTCAATCCCGAGCGCACCGTGCTGTATGCCCACACCATCGGCCTGAACAGTGCGCGCGCCGCCCGCGCCAGCGTCCGCAAGGTCGAGGACGCCCTGCTGCCGCTGTATGGCCAGAGCGCCGCCCCGGAGGAGTCCGCATGATCATCAACCTGGCCCTGGGCATCGTCACGCTGTCGGTTCTGCTCGTCACGGTGCGCGTGCTGCGCGGCCCCAGCTGGGGCGACCGCATCATGGCCTTTGACTTTCTGAGCGTGAATCTGGTCGTGCTGATTGCGCTGATCGCCGTCAAGACCCGCCTGATCGTGATGCTCGACGCCGCGCTGGTCCTGAGCCTGCTGGGATTTCTGAGCACCGTGGCGCTGACCCGCTACCTGCTGCTCGGCCGGGTGATGAAGTGAGCGGGCCTGAGCGCGGGCCGGGCCGGGGGGCCGCATGAACGACTTCGTGCCTGCCCGCGACATTCCTATTCTGCTGGGCGCCTTTTTCGTGCTGTCGGCCGCCATCGGGCTGATGCGCTTTCCGGACCTGTACTCGCGGCTGCACGCGAGCAGCAAGCTGGTCACGCTGGGGTCGGCCGGCATCTTTCTGGGGGTGGCACTGGAGTTCGCCCAGACCGAGGCGCTGACCCGCTTGATCGCTGTGTTGCTCTTTCAGTTTCTGACCACTCCGCTGAGCGCCTACCTGATCGCGCAGGCCGCCTACCTGCGTGGGCTCCGGCCCCTGCTGGAAGGACCCGACGAGTGGCAGGCGCTGGGCAAGGCTGCCCTGCTGGACACCGACCCGAACGGAGCGCCGCCAGAACGCTGAACAGCTCCTAGGCTCCGGCGTGCTCCTCATCAATCCGGCGCAGCTTTTCCATGCGGGTTGCCAGCTCACCCAATTCCAGGGCGCGCAGGGCCTTGACCGTGCGGCCCAGGCCTGCTCCATCAATGCGGTTCTGGTTCCAGCCCGCGATCAGCATGGCGCATCCCTGCAGGGCGTCTCCCACCGTTTCCTTGTGGAACATGGCGGCCAGGTTGCCCGCCTGCGCGGGCCGAGTGGCCTGCACCTGTGCCTGAACATCGAGGACCACCTGCATGAATACCTGATCCAGCCGCGCGCGGTCGTCGGGGGCGATGGACTTGTCTGCTTCTCGGGTCATGGCGGGTAGTGTACGGCCTGCTTTTCGCCCGGAACCCAGCACAGCACCCCGGGGCGGCCTGCTGCCGGCACACGGCCGGAGCCTCCCCCGCGCCGGTTTCTTTGCTTCACTGGGCCAGCGCTCCGCCTTAGTTCGCTCACTTGACAAACCAAACAGCGAAGCGCAGCATGAGCAGTACCACCCTTCGTCCTCACAATTCACTGCGCCGCCCGCACTGCCGACCCGAGCCCTTTTGTCCCCGTGGCCCCCTTCTGCTGTTCCCGAGGTCTCCCCTGTCCCGTTCCCCGCACACCGACACGCTGGATCTTGCGGCCATCCGCACGCGGCATACGCTGCTGCTGCTGCGGCGGCTGTGGGATGGCGAGTGCGCCCGGGTGGACATCGCCCGCGAGCTGGGGCTGTCGCGCAGCGCCATCGGTAACATCGTGGCCGAACTGCTGGGCGCGGGGCTGGTGCAGGAGGGAGGCCGCCGGGAGGACGGCAGCGTGGGCCGCCGCGCCACGTTGCTGCGCCTGAATGCCCGCGCCGCCGCGCTGATTGCCGTTGATCTGGGGGCCAGCCACGCCCGGGTAGATGTGCTGGACCTGCGCTGCCGCAGCCTGGCGACCCGCAGCCGCCCGCACGACATCACCCGGGGGCCGCAGGCCACCTATGCGCTGCTCGCCGAACTCGCCGCGGAGGTGATGGCC
Proteins encoded in this region:
- a CDS encoding Na+/H+ antiporter subunit E, with product MRGLALNILLALVWTLFVGEFSLRELAVGFLLGFLILSVFPLSLGTGGYVQRALAAVRFAGFFARELTVANVQVALFALRRHPPLHPMIVAYPLRLRGDSAQTLLAATITLMPGSVAMGFNPERTVLYAHTIGLNSARAARASVRKVEDALLPLYGQSAAPEESA
- a CDS encoding monovalent cation/H+ antiporter complex subunit F, whose product is MIINLALGIVTLSVLLVTVRVLRGPSWGDRIMAFDFLSVNLVVLIALIAVKTRLIVMLDAALVLSLLGFLSTVALTRYLLLGRVMK
- the mnhG gene encoding monovalent cation/H(+) antiporter subunit G; amino-acid sequence: MNDFVPARDIPILLGAFFVLSAAIGLMRFPDLYSRLHASSKLVTLGSAGIFLGVALEFAQTEALTRLIAVLLFQFLTTPLSAYLIAQAAYLRGLRPLLEGPDEWQALGKAALLDTDPNGAPPER